The following are encoded together in the Novosphingobium resinovorum genome:
- a CDS encoding recombinase family protein, producing the protein MLIGYARVSTPEQDLTPQLDALREAGCERTFTDKASGAKADRAGLAEALSHARAGDVLVVWKLDRLGRTMKGLIDLAANLADRGIGFRSLTDGIDTGGTAGKLVFHIMAAMAEMERDLIRERTTAALIVARREGRVGGRKTVMTPKRLEAARKLLASGMTVREIAPTIGVSVPTLYRHFPAPVQEAISAEGEGPGA; encoded by the coding sequence ATGCTGATCGGCTATGCGCGCGTCTCGACGCCCGAACAGGATCTGACGCCCCAGCTCGACGCGCTGCGCGAAGCTGGGTGCGAGCGGACCTTCACCGACAAAGCGAGCGGCGCCAAGGCGGACCGCGCTGGTCTAGCCGAAGCTCTGTCGCACGCACGTGCCGGAGACGTGCTGGTGGTGTGGAAGCTCGATCGTCTCGGCCGAACGATGAAGGGGCTGATCGATCTGGCCGCGAACCTTGCTGATCGCGGCATCGGCTTCCGTTCGCTCACGGACGGCATCGACACTGGCGGCACCGCCGGCAAGCTCGTCTTTCACATCATGGCTGCGATGGCCGAAATGGAACGCGACCTCATCCGCGAGCGCACGACGGCTGCCTTGATCGTGGCGCGGCGCGAGGGAAGGGTAGGCGGCCGAAAGACGGTGATGACGCCCAAGCGGCTAGAGGCAGCTCGCAAGCTCTTGGCTTCGGGGATGACGGTGCGCGAGATCGCGCCGACGATCGGTGTATCGGTGCCGACGCTCTACCGCCATTTCCCGGCGCCGGTGCAGGAGGCCATCAGCGCGGAAGGGGAAGGCCCTGGCGCGTGA